In a single window of the Niabella ginsenosidivorans genome:
- a CDS encoding DUF4271 domain-containing protein: MTRFFTILFFILVHINGLQAQTNDSSRPKPQAIRTQAKPLQKKTGAKATGQKQPTRPPQQKKPTIQEKAVQRKPAEQKDTTKPAAKKTGQPSKQTQPAAKHNVLQQKPAEQKKDTAKHALKTPVKKTVLKPGQKKDSLAAKKLLKPLITPKPGVSRQDSGTVKKAAHPIRHNPIKRDSLAKADSLRKTALAAAHPSDTARINAAVADSLQKRRQLAVLIRNYQLTWKILSGHPYFAMAAPPVITPYSKKAERPGKELYFYTLAGILLLFAGFKTAFSKYFDDLTTLFFKRTLKQRQLQQQLSQNTLPSFLFNILFTLVAGFYLTLLTQQFTFRKLDHPLWQIFCAAVILVACVYLAKFFLLKLCGWLFNIQNLTDAYIFLIFLVNKIITLFLLPVIVIAALGGTGIKTIIWTLSWLVIAALFLYRFFVTLQMVQKNNRVSLFHFLLYFVAFELLPVFVIYRFILLFLT, translated from the coding sequence TTGACTCGTTTCTTTACCATATTGTTTTTTATACTGGTCCATATAAACGGCCTGCAGGCACAAACCAATGACAGCTCCAGGCCGAAGCCACAGGCAATACGCACCCAGGCAAAACCACTGCAAAAAAAAACCGGGGCAAAGGCAACCGGTCAAAAGCAGCCCACCCGGCCCCCACAGCAGAAGAAGCCTACAATACAGGAGAAGGCCGTACAGCGCAAACCTGCTGAGCAAAAGGACACTACAAAGCCTGCCGCAAAAAAAACGGGTCAGCCATCCAAACAAACACAGCCGGCAGCAAAGCACAATGTACTACAACAAAAACCAGCTGAGCAAAAGAAGGACACAGCAAAACACGCATTAAAAACTCCTGTAAAAAAAACGGTCTTAAAGCCGGGTCAAAAGAAGGATTCTTTAGCGGCAAAGAAACTACTAAAACCCCTGATAACTCCCAAACCCGGAGTTTCCCGGCAGGATTCAGGTACTGTAAAAAAAGCCGCTCATCCTATCCGTCATAATCCCATAAAAAGGGATTCACTGGCAAAAGCCGACAGCCTCCGCAAAACGGCTTTAGCCGCGGCACACCCTTCTGACACTGCCCGGATCAACGCTGCAGTTGCAGACAGCCTTCAAAAACGAAGACAACTGGCTGTATTAATACGTAATTATCAGCTTACCTGGAAGATCCTTAGCGGTCATCCCTATTTTGCCATGGCTGCGCCGCCGGTTATTACGCCTTACAGCAAAAAAGCGGAGCGGCCCGGCAAAGAGCTTTATTTTTATACACTCGCCGGTATTTTGTTGTTATTTGCCGGTTTCAAAACGGCTTTCTCCAAGTATTTTGATGATCTTACCACTCTGTTCTTTAAACGCACCCTGAAACAGCGACAACTGCAGCAACAGCTGAGCCAGAACACGTTACCTTCTTTTCTGTTCAATATCCTGTTTACGCTGGTGGCGGGATTTTATCTTACCCTGCTGACCCAGCAATTCACTTTCCGGAAGCTGGACCATCCCTTATGGCAGATCTTCTGCGCTGCTGTTATTCTGGTTGCCTGTGTCTATCTTGCAAAATTCTTCCTGCTGAAGCTATGCGGATGGCTGTTCAACATACAAAATCTTACAGATGCCTATATCTTCCTCATATTCCTTGTAAACAAGATCATTACGCTCTTCCTGCTGCCGGTTATTGTAATAGCCGCATTAGGCGGAACCGGCATAAAAACCATTATATGGACGCTGAGCTGGCTGGTGATAGCCGCTTTGTTCCTGTACCGTTTTTTTGTAACCCTACAGATGGTACAGAAAAATAACCGGGTAAGCCTGTTTCATTTCCTTTTATATTTCGTTGCGTTTGAGCTCTTACCCGTATTTGTAATCTACCGGTTTATTTTACTTTTTTTAACCTAG
- a CDS encoding translation initiation factor, with protein sequence MAKNKSDQQGFVYSTNPDFRFQPETDQQETLPPQQQRLRIQLETKHRGGKTASIVTGFTGDDEALQELAKKLKTFCGTGGSAKDGEIIIQGEHREKLLQWLHKNGYTQTKKSGG encoded by the coding sequence ATGGCAAAAAATAAATCAGATCAGCAGGGGTTTGTTTACAGTACTAATCCTGATTTCCGCTTTCAGCCGGAAACAGACCAGCAGGAAACACTGCCCCCACAGCAGCAGCGGCTGCGCATCCAGTTGGAAACAAAACACCGGGGCGGAAAAACCGCAAGTATTGTAACGGGCTTTACGGGGGATGACGAAGCGCTGCAGGAACTGGCAAAAAAGCTGAAAACCTTTTGCGGAACAGGCGGTTCTGCAAAGGACGGGGAGATCATTATACAGGGAGAGCACCGCGAGAAACTGTTACAATGGCTGCACAAAAACGGCTATACACAAACAAAAAAAAGCGGGGGCTGA
- the nadC gene encoding carboxylating nicotinate-nucleotide diphosphorylase yields MEQFDEKLAHLIKEALQEDIGSGDYSTQSCIDPAAKGRAVLKIKQDGVLAGVQVAEKILKLKEPDSHFTPFMKDGDTMKAGAVAFEVEALEHTILQCERLLLNCMQRMSGIATLTRKYTDRLQGYKTRLLDTRKTTPNFRLLEKEAVRIGGGINHRFGLYDMIMLKDNHIDYAGGIEKAIEKAYRFVQEHHLNISIEVETRTLEDVRRVLETGKGKVLRIMLDNFTPGLMTEAVQLIGGQFETEASGGINLDTIESYAATGVDFVSVGALIHQAQSLDLSLKAKV; encoded by the coding sequence ATGGAACAATTTGATGAAAAATTAGCACATCTTATTAAAGAAGCTTTACAGGAAGATATCGGCAGCGGTGATTATTCTACTCAAAGCTGTATTGACCCTGCTGCAAAGGGCAGGGCGGTCTTAAAAATAAAGCAGGATGGGGTGCTGGCAGGCGTGCAGGTAGCAGAAAAGATCTTGAAGCTGAAAGAGCCCGATAGCCACTTTACTCCTTTTATGAAGGATGGCGATACCATGAAAGCCGGCGCCGTTGCTTTTGAGGTGGAAGCGCTGGAGCATACCATTCTGCAATGCGAACGCTTGCTGTTGAATTGCATGCAACGCATGAGCGGCATTGCCACGCTTACCCGCAAGTATACAGACCGGCTACAGGGGTACAAGACCCGGCTGCTGGACACGCGCAAGACCACACCCAATTTTCGCCTGCTGGAAAAAGAAGCGGTACGCATCGGAGGCGGGATAAACCATCGTTTTGGTCTTTATGATATGATCATGCTGAAGGATAATCATATTGATTATGCCGGGGGCATTGAAAAAGCCATCGAAAAAGCTTACCGGTTTGTACAGGAACATCACCTGAATATTTCCATAGAAGTGGAAACCAGGACCCTGGAAGATGTGCGCAGGGTACTGGAAACAGGAAAAGGGAAAGTATTGCGCATCATGCTCGATAATTTTACGCCCGGACTGATGACCGAAGCAGTGCAGCTGATCGGAGGGCAGTTTGAAACCGAGGCCAGCGGCGGTATTAACCTGGACACGATTGAAAGCTATGCCGCTACAGGTGTGGACTTTGTAAGTGTGGGGGCGTTGATTCACCAGGCGCAAAGTCTTGACCTCAGCCTGAAGGCAAAAGTGTAA
- a CDS encoding DUF4783 domain-containing protein — protein MKHLLRLSVVALVAFLAVTGLHAQSIDGVISGLKSGNTSQLSGSIGDNMQLTVADKSSTYNKAQAEKALKDFFQKNTVKGFDLKHKGSAPNGNYAIGTLQTSGGSYRVNIFMRKEKGGEVIKELRFQLIE, from the coding sequence ATGAAACATTTATTACGATTGTCAGTTGTCGCACTGGTGGCATTTTTAGCAGTCACGGGTTTACATGCGCAAAGTATTGATGGGGTTATCAGCGGGTTAAAATCCGGCAATACCAGCCAGCTTTCCGGTAGCATCGGAGATAACATGCAACTGACCGTTGCCGATAAAAGCAGCACTTATAATAAGGCACAGGCAGAAAAGGCACTGAAAGATTTTTTTCAGAAAAATACAGTAAAGGGATTTGATCTGAAACATAAAGGAAGCGCGCCCAATGGAAATTATGCCATTGGTACCCTGCAAACTTCCGGTGGCAGCTACCGTGTAAATATTTTTATGCGCAAGGAAAAAGGCGGCGAAGTCATTAAAGAATTGCGCTTCCAGCTGATTGAATAA
- the gpmI gene encoding 2,3-bisphosphoglycerate-independent phosphoglycerate mutase — MSQKRAILLIMDGWGLGKVASADAIQNANVPFTRSLYTRYPNTTLTTFGELVGLPEGQMGNSEVGHLNLGAGRIVYQELQRINVAVKTGELAANRELLRAINHAKENSKPLHLLGLVSDGGVHSHINHLKSLINICKDNGLRQVYIHAFTDGRDTDPKSGLGFIEDLQQHLDAAGIGKIATVDGRYYAMDRDKRWERVQLAYDAMVNGKGETAHSAVEAIKNSYAKDITDEFIKPTVILDAGNNPVATIKDGDVVLCFNFRTDRCREITEVLTQQDHPDYNMHTLDLDYTTMTVYDHTFKNVHVLFHNEDLTNTIGEVIEASHLKQIRIAETEKYPHVTFFFSGGREKPFEGESRILKPSPKVATYDLQPEMSAEDLTAAILPEIHNKTADFIVLNFANTDMVGHTGVFAAAIKAAETVDYCVEQIVTEALKQDYVIFLTADHGNSDYLINEDGSPNTAHTMNPVPFFIIDNNWKGTIKEGKLGDIAPTILTFMHLPIPKEMTGDVLVDKDSV; from the coding sequence ATGTCACAGAAAAGAGCAATTTTACTAATAATGGACGGCTGGGGATTAGGGAAAGTTGCATCAGCAGATGCCATCCAGAATGCAAACGTACCTTTCACCAGATCATTATATACCAGGTATCCCAACACAACCTTAACCACTTTTGGGGAACTGGTAGGTTTACCGGAAGGCCAGATGGGCAATTCTGAAGTAGGCCACCTGAATCTGGGCGCCGGGCGCATTGTATATCAGGAACTACAGCGCATTAACGTAGCTGTTAAAACAGGAGAGCTGGCTGCTAACAGGGAATTATTGAGGGCTATTAACCATGCAAAAGAAAACAGCAAACCCTTACACCTGTTAGGCCTTGTAAGCGATGGCGGCGTGCACTCGCACATCAATCACCTGAAATCCCTAATAAACATTTGTAAGGATAACGGGCTGCGGCAGGTATACATCCATGCGTTTACTGACGGAAGGGATACAGATCCCAAAAGCGGGCTGGGCTTTATAGAAGATCTGCAGCAGCACCTGGACGCTGCAGGCATTGGAAAAATAGCCACGGTAGACGGGCGCTATTATGCAATGGATCGTGACAAGCGCTGGGAACGCGTGCAACTGGCTTATGATGCAATGGTGAACGGAAAAGGAGAAACAGCTCATTCTGCTGTTGAAGCAATAAAGAACAGCTATGCCAAAGATATTACTGATGAGTTTATAAAGCCAACGGTGATCCTGGATGCCGGCAATAACCCGGTGGCAACGATCAAAGACGGGGATGTGGTGCTTTGCTTTAATTTCCGAACAGACCGCTGCCGCGAGATTACGGAGGTGCTGACACAGCAGGACCATCCTGATTATAACATGCACACACTGGATCTTGATTATACAACCATGACAGTATATGATCACACATTTAAAAATGTACATGTATTATTCCATAACGAGGACCTGACCAATACGATCGGCGAAGTTATTGAGGCCAGCCACCTGAAGCAGATCCGTATTGCGGAAACAGAAAAATACCCGCATGTTACCTTTTTTTTTAGCGGCGGAAGGGAAAAACCCTTTGAAGGAGAAAGCCGTATTTTAAAACCTTCTCCCAAAGTAGCCACTTATGATCTGCAGCCGGAAATGAGCGCTGAGGACTTAACAGCGGCCATTCTTCCGGAGATTCATAATAAAACGGCAGATTTTATTGTGCTGAACTTTGCAAATACGGATATGGTGGGCCATACCGGGGTATTTGCCGCAGCAATAAAGGCAGCAGAAACCGTTGATTATTGTGTAGAGCAGATCGTAACGGAAGCCCTGAAGCAGGATTATGTTATTTTCCTGACTGCGGATCATGGAAACTCTGATTACCTGATCAATGAAGACGGCAGCCCCAATACCGCACATACCATGAACCCCGTTCCGTTTTTTATTATTGATAACAACTGGAAGGGCACTATAAAAGAAGGAAAGCTGGGCGATATTGCACCAACCATCCTTACCTTTATGCACCTGCCCATTCCAAAAGAAATGACCGGCGATGTGCTGGTGGATAAAGATTCGGTATAG
- a CDS encoding heme-binding domain-containing protein, producing MIKKIVFCFLVILIAIQFIRPVKNIHPGRQPNAVASKYPVPAALDAILKKACYDCHSNNTVYPWYNRIQPVYWVMDNHVRNGKRHLNFDEFTSLPAWRQYHKLDEIIEQVKENNMPLESYTWIHKDAVLRDAEKTAVYDWVNTAKTAMEQQYPKDSLIRPKK from the coding sequence ATGATAAAGAAAATAGTCTTCTGTTTCCTGGTGATCCTGATTGCCATTCAGTTTATCCGGCCGGTAAAGAATATACATCCCGGCAGGCAACCCAATGCTGTTGCTTCAAAATACCCGGTGCCGGCCGCCCTGGATGCGATCCTTAAAAAAGCCTGCTATGACTGCCACAGCAATAACACCGTATACCCGTGGTACAACCGTATTCAGCCGGTCTATTGGGTAATGGATAACCACGTAAGAAATGGCAAGCGGCACCTGAATTTTGACGAGTTTACCAGCCTGCCGGCGTGGAGGCAATACCATAAGCTGGATGAAATCATTGAACAGGTAAAGGAAAACAATATGCCGCTGGAATCCTATACCTGGATCCATAAAGATGCGGTCTTAAGAGATGCGGAAAAAACAGCCGTTTATGACTGGGTGAACACCGCGAAGACCGCAATGGAGCAGCAATACCCGAAAGATAGTTTAATACGACCAAAGAAATAG
- the uvrC gene encoding excinuclease ABC subunit UvrC has translation MTQEEFSNIAATIPQEPGIYKYFDETGKIIYVGKAKNLRKRVGSYFNKTFTNYKTHELVQRIRNIEFTIVNSEPDAFFLENSLIKQFQPKYNINLKDSKSYPYIVIKNEPFPRIYLTRQPVSDGSEYLGPYTSVFKVRELLEFIRRTIPMRTCSLNLTPRNIEKGKFRVCLEYHLGNCKGPCEGLQTKEDYDNNISRIRDLLKGNLTPVIRHFREVMKQHAEALEFEKAEQVRKKIEYLEEYYQSKSVITGIRGGDKDVFSIIKDRSIAYVNYLMIRNGTVVQTQTNKLETHLDEPVEEILAYAIRQLRMTFNSQVTEIVVPFEIDYPESNVELIVPKAGDRKKLLELSEKNANYFIEEIKNKERIKINRNVDHVKVLEQLQMDLHLPELPVHIECFDNSNFQGSYPVSAMVCFKNGVPSKKDYRHFNVKTVQGINDFASMKEAVYRRYRRLTEEGASLPQLVIIDGGKGQLSAALEAMEELELQGTITLVGLAKNVEELFFAGDQESLKLPYNSSSLKLIRFIRDQVHRFGITFHRQKRSKGTFKNELEDIKGIGKATADLLLKEFRSVKNIQEKSEDELATVIGRSKAQLIISYFNNKSSAEADNAIDH, from the coding sequence TTGACGCAGGAAGAATTTTCAAATATCGCTGCAACCATTCCGCAGGAACCGGGCATTTATAAATACTTTGATGAAACCGGCAAGATCATTTATGTAGGTAAAGCAAAGAATTTGCGTAAACGTGTTGGTTCCTATTTTAATAAGACCTTTACCAATTACAAGACCCATGAGCTGGTTCAGCGCATCCGGAATATTGAATTCACGATCGTTAACAGTGAGCCGGACGCTTTTTTCCTGGAGAATTCCCTTATAAAGCAGTTTCAGCCCAAGTATAATATCAACCTGAAGGACAGCAAATCCTATCCTTATATTGTGATCAAAAACGAGCCATTTCCCCGAATATACCTGACGCGTCAGCCGGTCAGTGACGGGTCGGAATACCTGGGGCCCTATACTTCCGTTTTCAAGGTGCGGGAATTGCTGGAGTTCATCAGGCGTACCATACCCATGCGTACCTGCTCCTTAAATCTTACACCCAGGAATATAGAGAAAGGAAAGTTCAGGGTTTGCCTGGAATATCATCTGGGCAACTGCAAAGGCCCCTGTGAAGGCCTGCAGACAAAAGAAGACTACGACAATAACATCAGCCGTATCCGGGATCTGCTGAAAGGCAACCTGACACCGGTTATCCGCCATTTCAGGGAGGTTATGAAACAGCACGCAGAAGCACTGGAATTTGAAAAGGCAGAGCAGGTACGCAAAAAGATCGAATATCTGGAAGAATATTACCAGTCAAAATCCGTTATTACGGGGATCCGGGGAGGCGATAAAGATGTATTCTCCATCATCAAAGACCGATCCATAGCCTATGTAAATTACCTGATGATCCGCAATGGCACGGTAGTGCAAACCCAGACCAACAAGCTGGAAACGCACCTGGATGAGCCGGTTGAGGAAATACTGGCTTATGCCATCCGCCAACTGCGCATGACGTTCAACAGCCAGGTAACGGAAATTGTAGTGCCTTTTGAAATTGATTATCCCGAATCCAATGTGGAGCTCATTGTTCCCAAAGCAGGTGACCGCAAAAAGCTGCTGGAGCTTTCAGAGAAGAACGCGAATTATTTTATTGAAGAGATAAAAAATAAAGAACGTATAAAGATCAACCGGAATGTGGATCATGTAAAAGTGCTGGAACAGTTACAGATGGATCTGCACCTGCCCGAGCTGCCGGTGCACATTGAATGCTTTGATAACTCCAATTTCCAGGGAAGTTACCCCGTGTCGGCTATGGTTTGTTTTAAGAATGGGGTGCCCAGCAAAAAAGACTACAGGCATTTTAATGTAAAAACCGTTCAGGGCATCAATGACTTTGCCAGCATGAAAGAGGCCGTATACCGCCGTTACAGACGGCTGACAGAGGAAGGTGCATCCCTGCCCCAGTTAGTGATCATTGATGGGGGCAAGGGGCAGTTAAGCGCTGCACTGGAAGCGATGGAAGAACTGGAGCTGCAGGGTACCATTACATTGGTAGGGCTGGCCAAAAACGTAGAAGAATTATTCTTTGCAGGTGACCAGGAATCCCTGAAGCTTCCTTACAACAGTTCCAGCCTGAAGCTGATCCGTTTTATCCGCGACCAGGTGCATCGTTTTGGCATTACCTTTCACCGGCAGAAGAGAAGCAAAGGTACTTTTAAGAACGAGCTGGAAGACATTAAAGGCATTGGGAAAGCAACGGCAGACCTTTTGTTAAAGGAGTTCCGTTCTGTAAAAAATATCCAGGAAAAATCAGAAGATGAGCTGGCCACCGTTATTGGCCGGTCAAAAGCTCAACTGATCATCAGCTATTTTAATAATAAGAGCAGCGCGGAGGCTGATAACGCAATAGATCATTAA
- a CDS encoding Crp/Fnr family transcriptional regulator produces the protein MGLNLSTVSKEWALFEHLFRQRHVPAREILLREGAISKMAFYIEKGSLRLWFNNNGADVTFQFFFEGEGVSSVESFRNRQPSLFTIQTIEPCIIHSISRKDFQYILDHSPIIRESVEEHSFQRLIHYQKLFLSRIKDSPEKRYKELLKEHPEIVQRVPQHYIASYLGITAVSLSRIRNRR, from the coding sequence ATGGGACTTAACTTAAGTACGGTCAGTAAAGAATGGGCATTGTTTGAACATCTGTTCAGGCAGCGGCATGTTCCCGCCCGCGAAATACTACTGCGCGAGGGCGCCATTTCAAAAATGGCTTTTTATATAGAAAAGGGGAGTCTCCGGCTTTGGTTCAATAATAATGGTGCAGACGTCACTTTCCAGTTCTTCTTTGAAGGCGAAGGGGTTTCCTCCGTGGAAAGTTTTCGCAACCGGCAGCCCAGTCTTTTTACCATACAGACAATTGAGCCCTGCATCATTCACAGCATTAGCCGGAAAGATTTCCAGTATATTTTAGACCATTCACCAATTATCCGGGAGTCAGTGGAAGAACACTCTTTTCAGAGGCTGATCCATTACCAGAAATTATTTCTTTCCAGGATAAAAGACAGTCCTGAAAAAAGATATAAAGAACTGCTGAAAGAACACCCCGAAATAGTACAGAGGGTGCCGCAGCATTATATTGCCTCCTACCTGGGCATTACCGCCGTTTCATTAAGCAGGATCAGGAACAGGCGCTGA